In the genome of Phlebotomus papatasi isolate M1 chromosome 2, Ppap_2.1, whole genome shotgun sequence, one region contains:
- the LOC129800410 gene encoding uncharacterized protein LOC129800410 produces MIITHQIISMLSTFLAFTTFIGSTCGIRVDWNTNKGPIVPPTSTKPPVPKLPYRDPAPVWEDQSNDIPNPNPYVYVLPPPARPPYNRHNYKQRSTEKPEQPTKAPNYGTIVSPQQNEIPHDDQYVKPVAHLAVQYVPNVGFKYYAVIAYNPYVKQSKNVYDKPNGKYNAKLKKYKAYEEKAKFAPYLMYIPVPPPQQVPPYGFVSQKAQVSKS; encoded by the exons ATGATCATAACACATCAAATTATTTCCATG ctTTCAACGTTTCTGGCGTTCACAACATTTATTGGAAGCACGTGTGGCATAAGAGTAGATTGGAACACAAACAAGGGTCCTATTGTTCCGCCTACATCAACAAAACCTCCAGTACCCAAGCTCCCTTACCGAGATCCAGCACCTGTTTGGGAGGATCAGTCTAATGATATCCCCAATCCAAACCCTTATGT aTACGTCCTTCCACCTCCAGCTAGGCCACCCTACAACCGACACAACTACAAACAGAGGTCAACAGAGAAGCCTGAACAACCTACAAAGGCGCCAAACTATGGTACCATCGTCAGTCCTCAGCAAAATGAGATTCCACATGATGATCAGTATGTGAAACCAGTTGCGCATCTGGCTGTTCAGTACGTTCCAAATGTAGGCTTCAAGTACTATGCAGTTATTGCCTACAATCCCTACGTGAAACAGTCTAAGAATGTGTACGACAAACCCAATGGAAAGTACAATGCCAAGCTGAAGAAGTACAAAGCCTACGAGGAGAAGGCAAAATTCGCACCTTATCTCATG tacATTCCAGTGCCACCACCTCAACAGGTACCTCCCTATGGCTTCGTGAGCCAGAAGGCTCAGGTGAGCAAATCCTGA